The sequence TCCCCTGCCCTCATTACCACGGCCTTCGCCACCCTTGAGTTCATTAACACACTTTTAGGCCTGGCATCCCTGCTACCACCTATTTTGAGGCTAATTGAGGATAGCGACGCGATGAGTAGGGCCAGGAATATCACCAGGTAGAAGATCCTCCAGTGGGTGATTATTAATGGAGATGCCGCACTTAGTATTATTAGGACCATCGGTGCCGCGCTCTCTAGTAACGCAACTCTCCCATGCACTCTCTCTTGGGTTGAGCGACTTGCTATCTTCATTGCTGATGGGAATAAGCCGGCGGTTAGGAAACCAGCCAATAAGTAAAGAAGTAGTATTTGCGTGAAGTTGCTTGCGAGGAACAGCATCAGGATCACGGCACTGGATAGGGTTCCGGAAATGAGTATTGACTTACTCGGCCCAAATCTGTCAATGAATACTCCCCAAGGTATTGAGGAAGCCACATAACCAATATAAAACAGGGTCAAAACAAGCCCTATCTGCACCGAGTTAAGCCTCAATAACTCTGCCACAGCCACACTAACAACTCCCCAACCAAGCCTCACGGACAGTTGCAGAAAGGTCACGCTCCATGCAATAACGAAACCCCTATCCACCTAGTTGTCCATGAACAAACCATTTATTAAGATAGCCCCAACGCGTTAGGTCTCATCGCCGATTATCCGTGCCAATGCATTACTAGTACCGCTCATGAAGTGTCTCTTTATCCAGGACTTCATTATTAGGAAGAGCGGGCTTATACTAATGTTCCACTGACTAATCAATGAGTTTCCACTTATGTAATTCATAACGTAACCCTTTATCGGGCCCTTCACGTAATTTATTAATACGAGTTTACCATCATTATGTACCTCAATCCTGGCAAGGCCCCTATTACTTGGTCCAGGGAATGCGAACCTAATCCTGGCAATGTACGTATTATTATCTGCATTAAGTATTTCTATTTCCCTATGGCCCCTCCAGTACCTAGGCATGCTACTAATGTCACTAAGTGCCCGCCACACCCTCTCCAAATCCCCTGGGTCTATCTCCCTACTTACTGTAAACTCTATGCCCAGTATTGACATGATAATTAGGTGCATTACTGCAATTAACTAAATAGTGTTTTCCTTTGGTAATTTTAAGAAAACTACCGAATTTCAATTACTAATTCTCATGCAACCAATATTTCCCCAAGATATATTAACAACGCACCATTGGTGAATCCCATGCCTTAGCGCCCTTCTATTGGTCTTCTTCACCAACCCACGTCATGGAACTTAATTTCCTTGGTTTACCCATGCTCTTATAAATAACTATATACTT is a genomic window of Vulcanisaeta souniana JCM 11219 containing:
- a CDS encoding SRPBCC family protein → MSILGIEFTVSREIDPGDLERVWRALSDISSMPRYWRGHREIEILNADNNTYIARIRFAFPGPSNRGLARIEVHNDGKLVLINYVKGPIKGYVMNYISGNSLISQWNISISPLFLIMKSWIKRHFMSGTSNALARIIGDET
- a CDS encoding MFS transporter, which gives rise to MDRGFVIAWSVTFLQLSVRLGWGVVSVAVAELLRLNSVQIGLVLTLFYIGYVASSIPWGVFIDRFGPSKSILISGTLSSAVILMLFLASNFTQILLLYLLAGFLTAGLFPSAMKIASRSTQERVHGRVALLESAAPMVLIILSAASPLIITHWRIFYLVIFLALLIASLSSISLKIGGSRDARPKSVLMNSRVAKAVVMRAGELWGSWGTSGWLLPFLVLYDGIKGILPVLLFFTYSLGQLVSIFLASTLPKLMGERRVIEVSLAAFIACDFLAATLLKDPLLLFPIFLIFGISSFLYRPPTDVLIIRIMGNENAGTSMGYANAVSQVGSMVAPIFVGFAISISPILGVLSLALGPLVSLIILYTI